GCGGGGACCGGTGGTGAGGGTGCCGCGCAGGGCGGTGACCCGCTCGCGCATGCCGAGCAGACCGTGGCCGCCGCCGTCGGCCGGCTCGTCCTCCCCGGCGCCGTTGTCGAGGACGGTGATCTCGATGTTCGGCCCTACCCGGACGACGCTGACCTCGGCCTTCGCCTCCGTACCGGCGTGCTTCTGGACGTTGGTGAGGGCTTCCTGGATGACCCGGTAGGCGGCCAGGTCGACGGCGGCGGGGAGTGTGGTGTCGCTGTCGGCGCGGGCCACCTCGACATGCTGGCCGGCGCTGCGGAAGGTGCCGACGAGTTCGTCGAGGCGGTCGAGGCCGGGGGCGGGCTCGGTCGGTGCCTCGGGGTCGCCGGACTGCCGGAGCAGGCCGACGGTGGCCCGGAGTTCGTTGAGCGCCGAGCGGCTGGCCTCGCGTACGTGGGCCAGGGCCTCCTTGGCCTGGTCGGGGCGCTTGTCCATGACGTGCGCGGCGACGCCCGCCTGCACGTTGACCAGGGCGATGTGGTGGGCGACGACGTCGTGCAGGTCGCGGGCGATCCGCAGGCGCTCCTCGGCGACGCGGCGCCGGGCCTCCTCCTCGCGGGTGCGTTCCGCCTTCTCGGCGCGGTCCCTGATCGCCTGCACGAAGGCGCGGCGGCTGCGGACGGCGTCGCCGGCGGTGGCGCCGATGCCGGTCCAGGCGAAGATGCCGAGGTTTTCCTGGGCGTACCACGGGAGTGGGCCGCCGAGCATGGCGGCGGCGGTGAGGACGGTCATGGTGAGCAGGCCGACCCGCCAGGCGGTGGGGCGGTCGGTGGCGGAGGCGACGGTGAACAGGGCGATCACCGCGGACATGGCGACGGGGGCGCGGGGGTCGCCGGTGACGCACTCGACGATCGAGAAGCTTCCGGTGAGGGCGAGCACCGTCATCGGGGCGCGGCGGCGGAAGACGAGGGCCACGGCGCTGAGGCCGATGAGGACCAGGCTGAGCACGTCCGGGGTGCGGAACCCCCAGGTGACGCCGTCCGGTCCGTGCGGGTCCACGAACGAGCCGGCCACCATGCAGGCGAGGACGCCGGCCGCGAGTATGGCGTCCAGCGCCATGGGGTGCGCCTTCAGCTGCTGCCGGACGCGCTCGAGGGTGCTCACGTCTGCCAACGGTACGGGTGACCTGCGGCGCTTGGAACGGGGGTCACCTGTAGGTTTCCTGTGTACTTGCCGAGTGTTGGGCGTGCCCTTGCCAGGGACACCGCCC
Above is a window of Streptomyces sp. NBC_00490 DNA encoding:
- a CDS encoding sensor histidine kinase, yielding MSTLERVRQQLKAHPMALDAILAAGVLACMVAGSFVDPHGPDGVTWGFRTPDVLSLVLIGLSAVALVFRRRAPMTVLALTGSFSIVECVTGDPRAPVAMSAVIALFTVASATDRPTAWRVGLLTMTVLTAAAMLGGPLPWYAQENLGIFAWTGIGATAGDAVRSRRAFVQAIRDRAEKAERTREEEARRRVAEERLRIARDLHDVVAHHIALVNVQAGVAAHVMDKRPDQAKEALAHVREASRSALNELRATVGLLRQSGDPEAPTEPAPGLDRLDELVGTFRSAGQHVEVARADSDTTLPAAVDLAAYRVIQEALTNVQKHAGTEAKAEVSVVRVGPNIEITVLDNGAGEDEPADGGGHGLLGMRERVTALRGTLTTGPRYGGGFRVHAILPVKTRGRAADDAV